From the Melospiza georgiana isolate bMelGeo1 chromosome 25, bMelGeo1.pri, whole genome shotgun sequence genome, one window contains:
- the LOC131093435 gene encoding class II histocompatibility antigen, B-L beta chain-like, whose translation MGRGAAAGALLVALVVLGAPPAAGAELSEVFQEMRTRECHFIIGMEKVRFVRRYIYNRKQYMMFDSDVGVFVGDTPYGETQARCCNGIPEILEDNRAAVYTFCRAGCELAAPFLTGHRDERGAELPPSVSISLVPRSSSQPGPGRLLCSVMDFYPAAVQVRWFQGQQELSGHVVATDVVPNGDWTHQLLVLLETPPRRGLSYSCQVEHVSLEQPLRRHWEMPPDAARSKMLTGIGGFVLGFVFLALGLGFSLRKKSS comes from the exons atGGGGCGAGGGGCGGcagctggggccctgctggtggcactggtggtgctgggagcccCCCCGGCTGCGGGCGCGGAGCTCTCGG AAGTGTTCCAGGAGATGAGAACGAGAGAGTGTCACTTCATTATTGGTATGGAGAAGGTGAGGTTCGTGAGGAGGTACATCTACAACCGGAAGCAGTACATGATGTTCGACAGCGACGTGGGGGTGTTCGTGGGAGACACCCCCTATGGGGAGACACAGGCTCGGTGCTGCAACGGAATCCCGGAAATACTGGAGGATAATCGGGCTGCGGTTTACACGTTCTGCCGGGCCGGCTGCGAGCTTGCTGCCCCGTTCCTCACGGGGCACCGAGATGAGCGCGGGGCAGAGC tgccccccagcgTGTCCATCTCGCTGGTGCCCCGCTCGAgctcccagcccggccccggccgcctGCTCTGCTCCGTGATGGATTTCTACCCTGCTGCCGTCCAGGTGAGGTGgttccagggccagcaggagctctcGGGGCACGTGGTGGCCACCGACGTAGTCCCCAACGGGGACTGGACAcaccagctgctggtgctgctggaaacgCCGCCCCGGCGCGGGCTCAGCTACAGCTGCCAGGTGGAGCAcgtcagcctggagcagcccctgaggcGGCACTGGG AGATGCCGCCGGACGCCGCCCGCAGCAAGATGCTGACGGGCATCGGGGGCTTCGTCTTGGGCTTCGTCTTCCTGGCGCTGGGGCTCGGCTTCTCCCTGCGCAAGAAG agctcctga